The Mastomys coucha isolate ucsf_1 unplaced genomic scaffold, UCSF_Mcou_1 pScaffold3, whole genome shotgun sequence DNA window gttcaaatcccagcaaccacatggtggctcgtgACTACTTGtacagggatctgatgccctcttctggcatgtaggtaaGCACtcctacatttaaataaatacacaattttttttaaaaagccataattCTGcaagatttattattaaaaatttattgtattagtaataaaaaaatgagaGTGTAGCATGAAATtgggctgggaagacagctctgcaggtaaaggtgtGCCTTTCCATGCCTGACAATCTCAGGTCAGCACTTGCTTGCTGTTTTCCGAGAGAACCTGAGTTCGCTTCCTAGCATTGatactgggtggctcacaaccaccttagTTGCCATCCCCCCGCCCCCCGACAGATGCCTGTGCTTTTGAGACTCCACTATGTATCCCTAACTGGCCCAGAatttgctctatagaccaagctgcaTTGAATTGAGATCTGCCTGCATTTGCCTCCACTCCACCAGGTCACCTTTCTGACagctcttctcctttccttggtGGTATTGGAcactgaacctaggacctcagGCATGCCAGGCAAGGGATCTACCAGCAAGCTACACCTTTAGCCTCTTCATAGACATTAGAGCAGAGTCTCATTAAGTCTACGGACTCAGGCTTAACttcaactcactttgtagcccaggcaaaccttaaatgtccatcttgcctctgcctcccaagtagctaaaatacaaaaccaacaagaaaactatatgtgtatatgtgagcataAGAATGCAagtctcgggctggtgagatggctcagtaggtaagagcaccaactgctcttccgaaggtcacgagttcaaatcccagcaaccacatggtggctcacaacNNNNNNNNNNNNNNNNNNNNNNNNNNNNNNNNNNNNNNNNNNNNNNNNNNNNNNNNNNNNNNNNNNNNNNNNNNNNNNNNNNNNNNNNNNNNNNNNNNNNNNNNNNNNNNNNNNNNNNNNNNNNNNNNNNNNNNNNNNNNNNNNNNNNNNNNNNNNNNNNNNNNNNNNaaaaaaaaaaaaaaaaaaaaaaagtgtccaagGAGACCACAGACGGCTTTGGGTCTCCTAGAGCCAAGTGGTaggcggttgtgagctgcctggtgcgcatgctgggacctgaacctggGTCTCTGCAAGTCTTAAGCCCTAAGCCAGGTCTCTACTCCTCCCCTctgttcctcccctctccccaagacaggttttctccatgtagccctggctgtctgagaCAGAACTCAATCTGCAGTCTAGGCTGactcaagagattcacctgcctctgcttcccacgtgcTAGGAGTGTGGGcttgtgccaccatcacccagctaagCCCATGTTTTTAATAGGCGTTTATATTACCTGCCCATTTTTCTTGttcctattttttgtttgtttgtttgggtggtTCTGGGCATCAAACCCAGACTCATGGATGgtagctctaccactgagctatacctgtAGCTCATTTTTTAATCATAATATTGCAATTATACTTGACATTCCATTACTATCTTGAAGTATTGACAGGAAAATTCAAGATCAGATGGACATGCTGGCCCTCCCTCCATCCCAGCCCtcgagaggcagaagcaggctaaATGTGCAGCTTACTGGTAATGCATTCTATCAGTCTGGTGCCTGCCAGGTTTACATAGCAGTAAAGCCAAGCCAGCCAGGATTAcatgagacccaatctcaaacCAAACGCAAAATCACCTTTCTTTCCAGCAAAGGATCTGTCAGCCCTGTAACTGGTTTTCAGGATCCAGTCATCTGACTTGTTGCTTCTGACCTTCACAGCTCCTAGGTacacaagaacacttgctgcagTCAGAAGGCTAGAGAATTTAAGGCTAGTCTGGGTCACATaaaaaactctgtctcaggaaaaaaggaGGGGTGGGTATGGGGTGAAAGACAGGAGTGTTGAtggcccagcacttaggaggactCACTGCTCTTGGGGAGGACCGCACTGCAATCCCAGTACCacatggctcatggccatctctatCTCCAGTTCTGAGATACCCAAAGTCTCTTCCGGCCTCCTCAGGCGCAAGGTCAGATCGTGGTgaacacagacattcacacataaacataaacaaacatcgcttggttttttgttgttttttgagacagggtttctctgcatagccctggctgccttgaaactcattttgtagactggttgtccatgaactcagaaatgtgcctgagcctgcctcctgagtactgggatcaaaggtgtgcaccaccaactgctccatataaataaatatttttaggaggggtgtgtgtggagagggctgtaagatggcccagcaggtaaagtgtttgctgcacaagccccatgacctgagtttaattctcagaacccacaaaaaggtagaaggagagaacctgtGGCCTGCAGAAGCCAAAAGCAGGCCTCAGATCTCTGGGAACTGGAGCCACGATCCGTGTCTACGTGGCTCTGAACTGCCACGTAGACactggaaattgaatccaggtcctctgaaagagcagccaaggATTTTAATTATGACGCTCTCTCTCTTGTTAGAAAAAATGAATTCCTGTGTGGTCCTGCATGACTCGAGTATACTAAACTGTGTTGTACTTGGAAACGCCTACTGTCATAACAACATGGAATGGTGAGCCAGACACAGCTAAGCAGTAATTGTATACAAGATCACGTCTTGAAAGTTCATGACTGGTTGTTTTGAGAAACATTTCCATCTTGAGTTCCCATGAAAACAGAACTTCCCATCTCAGAAGGGGTATCCACTGGAGGGCCAGGATCCCCCACTTCTGAGTGCTGCGCCTTCTCCTGCTCGGGTGTCTGCTCTGTACTGCCTTTCATCTGATTCTCTTGATCTTCCAACTCCACAGGTTTATCAGAGGCTGGCCCTGCAGCCTCATCTTCATGTTCATGGACAAAGCTGCAAATCATGTTGGGTCTATAGGAGAAATCATTGTCCTTCATCTGCAGCCATTCTACGCCATCTGATGGGGTCAGGGACAAACAGGAcaaaaaggagacagaaggagaaagctCAGTCAGTACATTTTCCTTTAACTAACAACAAATGTGCCACAAATGGACTATGGCCTACATTGCCAGTGGGGATGTatactggtacaaccactcagaaGCCAGTATGAAGATGCCTTATGAGAAAGGAGAGCATTGTatgagccagctataccactcgcGGGCACATGGTAGGAAGACCCTAAAGTCCATGCAGCCAGAGACACCTGCACCTCTGTGCTCATGGTtgcactcttcacaatagccaagagaCAAAATCATCCTAATGATGAGTCACAGACAACTCTAGGGACATACAGCTTTCAAGTTCCCACCAAGGCATCACTTTCTAAGTATTCACTTTGGGCCAAATATCTCTCATTTGactgtttgttcgtttgtttttcaaaattgggttcctctgtgtagccctggctgacctggaactcactctgtagaccaggatggcctcgaactcacagatccacctgcatctgcctccccagggctgggttAAAGGCCCAGACCACTGCAAGGCAATACCCCAACAGCTAGAAAGGGTATCTCTTAACTGGGAGTGGGAGtgcatgcctgtaagcccagcactagaGTGGTGGAAGTAGTAGGACAATCAGAAATTCACCCAGCCTGGCTGTAAGAGATCCCCTCAAAACCCAAAAGTGGTCCATATACAATACACAATGTAAATTTTTTTAGCTATAAATAAGAATTAAATTGACACATGTAGGAAAACAGATACAACCTGCACTCACTATGTGAAACAAAACACGCAGATGAGAAAGACACATCTGACATGCTTTCTTTAATATGTGTATGtaggacatgaaagtagaaaggggATGATGAGGGGGGCCACCAGAAAGCAGTGGGAAatctggtggcgcacgcctttaatcccagcacttgggaggcagaggcaggcggatttctgagttcaaggccagcctggtctacagagtgagttccaggacagcagggctacacagagaaaccctgtctcgacctCCCTCATACCCCccacaaaaacaagcaaaaggaaGACAAAGGAAGCCTGCCCTCCCGAGGCCTGGggacaggcatgagccacccgTCCAGTGTAGTGCTCAATTTTAATAGACCACAAGCTTATCCACTTGTCGAGTAGCTGactctggtcttgaactcatgatcttcaaCTGCCTGCCCCAACTCCCCAAATCACTGGGACTTCGAGCACATGCTACCACATCCCTCTAGTACTAGGCACCAATCCCAGGGCCTCTCACGTTAGTGCCCTTGACCACTTAGCTACATTCTCTTCAGAGGGTGGGGTAAACAAATCTATGTCCTCCCTTCAGAGGGTGGGGTGAACAAACCTatgtcctcctccccttctttcttctcgGTCAGAAGAGTCCTCGTCATGCTGAGCTTCTTCATCGTGTGGCATTTGTACTTCAGCACCGTCTTATCATTCCCTTCTGGATCCACTAGGGCATAAAATGATCTTATTATACTGTTTCCTGCCATCAGCTGTGGAGGGAGTTAAGTCTCAACTCCTTCCTATGGGAATAGCACAGGAAGCTCACACTGTAATTGATCACTCCTGTTCCACATGCAAAGAAATGGCAGATAACACTGACATTTGAAAGCATAACAGGTCTCAGACACAACAGCTGTAAGGACATGTCAACACAGAGATTAAAGCAACAACGTAGGGCTCCTAACATGGGAAAGAGGCTCAGGAGTTGGCCTGTAGGGCAGCGTGCCTACAATGCCATCACCCAAATGAAGGAACAGAATCAAATGCCCTACTTGAAGCTCAAGGCTTGAGTGGAGATGTTCTCAATTAGATAAgcctgggggaaaaaagaaaactgttaaatATTGTTTCTAAAACAACTTTTAGAAGACTGTGGGTCCAGACAGGTTAGAGAATAAAACGCTGGACCGAAGATGGGAAACACCAGAAAGTTCCCCACCCCACTCTGCCAAGGGTTGGCAAAGTTAGCTGAAGATGACGCACTCCACTCTGactctcctcctcccatctcctcctttcATGTACTCTTTGGGTTGGGCAATTGTGGCTAGGGCCTTACAAGTGCTAAGCAAATGTTCTAGAGGGGAGCTAAACCCCAGCCTCTTCTTAAATCTACTTCTCTCCCCAGCTCATCAATCTACTCTAGATATAAAATGTGCAGACATCATGGCctatacacacaaagacatacataaaGAACACACTGTGGCATGTTCTTAGTGAATTCAGTCCAGTGAAGAACATCTAAGACAGGTAGGGTCGCTCAGAGGGTCAGGACAGGAGGATCCaagtctgaaggcagccaggaagagaatGTGCACAGCTCCTTTGCTATGTTCGATCCCCACCATCACCACGAGAAAATGAATGTGAGCCCCTAAGCCAAGGCCAAACCCAAACCCTGACCCTGCCACTTACACTCACTCCCGTGTGAATCTGAAAGTGTTAGTGGCCCATGGGCTTCAGTTTTTCCAGTATGAATGAACATGGAAGTGGTACTCATCCTGACCTTGGGAGGCTAAGACTAGTAGAACTGCACATGatgtccagcctgggctacacagtcaATGCCAGCCCACCCCGTGCTGACACTgcttccaaacaaacaaaaagtatcttGCTCAATGAACTGTGGTAGGGACTGAAGTCATATTTCTAGGCAAGCTAAACCCCAGCCTTGagtctaaaaaaaaatatatgtaatataaaattagGAAGAGGAAAGTAAACCATCAAATCCAAAACAGTGGTTACTTCTGAAGACAGAGGAAGGCTCGGGACTGAGCCCCTGTGACAGGGACTTCTCTGAGGTACTTGGGACTGAGCCCCTGTGATGGGGGTTTCTCTGAGGTGCTTGGGACTGAGCCCCTGTGATGGGGACTTCTCTGAGGTACTTGGGACTGAGCCCCTGTGATGGGGACTTCTCTGAGGTGCTGCAGATTGAGCACAGATTTCCCATGCTGCACAGCACTCTACCATTAAGCTGGGCAGTCTCTGCGTGTAGTTCAGTCAGGCCTGGATTGGGAGTCAGGCTCACAATCCTCCCAAATAGCTGGGACCCTAAGCCTGTGCCACCAGACCTAGCCCTGTAGCACTAAACTTATCCCAGGTCAATGACAAGATGGGAGGATTTGACACAATTAGACAGTGGGTACATGATACttggtttgtttctctctttgtaaGTTTATgcatttaatgtatgagtgctctgctgcatatacatccacaggccagcagagggcatcagatcccgttacagatggttgtgagccaccatgttgttgctgggcattaaactcaggacctctggaagagcagtcagtgctcttaaccactgagccatctctccagcccctagttttgttttgctttttaaaatacatttatatatatatatatatatatatatatatatatatatatatatatatatgtttatatgtgtacagGAATGCCacagtacatgtgtggaggtcagagggcaacttataACAGTCCTTCACCCtgtgggccccagggattgaactcatgctgTCAGGCCTGGCACCAAGCAgttttactcactgagccgtcTCAGCAGCCTGAGgtgtttatttttactattaggtttttgagacagggtctcaccataatgctggctggcctggaaaccattatgtagaccaggctagcctcaaatccaCCAGCCCTacctttcaaatgctgggattaaaggtatatactaccatgcccagcctgagctatttatttttaatattacatatttttaaaataattttttattaatgtgtatgcCCGTCTGCATGTGAGACTGTGCCCTCTGAgaccagatcccctggagatggtGTCACAGGCAATTATGAGTCTCccaacatgggtactgggaactaaactccagtcctctggaaagaaaaaaccaagctgtgttcttaactgctgagccatctcttcatcccctaatatttactatatacatttatatctaaAGTTAGGCATAGTGGTGTATgactacaatcccagcactgtggaggcataaggattgtgagttcaaagctagcctgagctgggcagtagtggcgcatgcctttaatgccagtgcttgggaggcagaggcaggcggatttctaagtttgagccagcctggtctacagagtaagttccaggaaagccaggagctaaacagagaaaccctgtctagaaacaaacaaacaaaaaaccaaacaaacaaaaagctagcctgagctacagctTGACATGAtaaggaacaacaaaaaaacaaaataaaaaacaaaagacaaaccaaaCAGTATGTCTGGAATAATCTAGAGAAAAAGTTTGTCTTACCCCGTTCAACACCTTCTTCAAATATAACACAGGTCCCTAGAGTATCTGTGGGAGAACGAAGGGAGTCAGGAAAGGCGGCAGTACATATCTGAGAACCATGTGAAAGAGAGGTTTTTGTGTCAGGTACATCCTACCTTCATATTCCCCAGCAAACACATAGCTGTCCACTTGCAGGATAGGCCTCTCTGTGTCAATTCCCTACAACAGATTAAAAGACAAAACCCacgatcattaaaaaaaattgcaattgtggggctggagagatggctcagtggttaagagcactgactgctcttccagaggtcctgagttcaattcctagcaaccacacagtggctcacaatcatcaatAATggtatctgatgtcctcttctggtgtgtctgaagacagctacagtgtactcatacacgtaaaataaataaatcttttttaaaaatgcccttGGAACTGGGCAGGATGTGGTAGGgcgcatctttaatcccagcactcagaaggcagaggcaggaagctctctgtgagttcaaggccagcctggtctacagagccagttctaggacagccagagctacacagagaaactctgtttcaaaaaacacaaacaaaacaaaattaaaaatgcccTTGGGCTAGGTGTGATgggccatgcctttaatcccaggcagagaaGGAGGTCATCAGTGAGTTTGACACCAGTCTAGTTTATGTAGCAAGATCAGGGCCAGCCCAACCtacatgtgagaccctgtctcaaaaaacaacaacaacaaactcaaaGGCTATCAAGATTGCTTAGTAGGTGGGGTGCTTGCCATCAAACCTgccgacctgagttcaatccccagaaatcacatggtggaaGCAAAAAACCAACCCCTACAAGCTGTAACCTGATCTGCACTGGGCCtctatcacacatacacaattaaatgagataaatgtaattaaaaaaaaaaagtaatggctTTAAtatgctgggtgtgatggcacacacctataatctcaaaaTTCAAGAAGTagaagaatcatgagttcaagaacagccttaGTCACAAATCAAGTTCAAGGATTACACTGCTCTTGTCAGGGACTActgcagaagaggaagggggGGTAATATGATCGAGTACATTACATGCATGTATAAGAGTATCAGAGGGAAAGCGATTATGTACATTTCAtatcttctttctgtcctttctttgatttttgttgctacttttgttttggttgggttttgacacagggtttctctctgcagccctggctgccctagaacttgctctgtagaccagcctagcctctgcttctgaagtgttgggatgaaaggcgtgcattACTTCtggttttccattttatttctaaaggtttactttcatttgtgtgtatgagtttatgtgtaccagaGGCATAgatgcctgtgaaggccagagggtGTTGgaggccctggaactggagttacgtgAGGCTCTGAGCCACCTAAAGTGAGCACTGTGAACTGAATCAGGGTCTTTCTTCTCAAAGAGGAGGAAGCCCTCTGTTAAGCTGAACTATcaccaggcgtggtggtgcacaccttcagcctcagctcaggaggcagaggtaggcagatctctgtgagctcaaggcttttctagtctacagagctagttctaggacagccaggactacacagagaaaccctgtctcaaaaaaacaaaaacaaaactaagtttatatctctatctctagTCCCAGGAACATATTTCTGTAAAATTCCAAATCATGGACAAATATGAAATTAATGACTCCTGCATACTCCCAGGATGATACAGAATCCCACATCATCCCTGAATACACTGGATGAAAGACAACCATGAGGCATCCCTCTCATTAACGCTGTCTCCCTCTCCTCAGCCTAAACacgtctcctcccattgacgccCCTGCCTGGAAGTTTGTGCTTCTCACCTCAGAAGTActagttaccacagagaaggctCCCTTCTGCCCCATATCAGTTTCTTAGCAGGTAACTTCCCCTTATCGAGTTTAGTTGTTCTGCTTGTCCCCTCCCAGGTCGCTCATTTTCTCCTGAAGTTACCTTGGATTTTAGGAAAGACAGATCAATACACAGCTTTCTGACAAGGGACCTGAACTTAACGCCAAACAACAGTAAGCTCTGAAAGACCACTCACCAAATAAGGGCAATTACCCATGGCAGGATGTAAAGGTGGACTCCAGAGCAGGAACAGTAATAATATCATGACAACcattctgcccctcccccttggGTGACAGTGGTTTTTGTAATTTCTCTAGAACCCCTTACAGAACCAGAACCAAAATGGTAATCAACTGGACCACAGGTCTAGTCAAGATCACCTGTTCTACCTCCACATCCCCTTTTCTAGATAATGTCAAAGTTCTTGTCGGCCCCTTGCAGATTCTCTCTTTCCAACATGGCCAAACTGGTTAAATCTCCCTTATCGGCTAttcatgtttggtttttgttttacagggtttcttttctttcctttttttttttttcctacagggtttctgtttcctggctggcttggaatttactgtgtagaccatgctggcctcagctcacagagatctgcctatatGCACTTCCCATGTACTGGACGGGATTAAGAGCATATCCACTATGCCCGCCCGGGTGGACTTTCTGTTGTcgttttgagacacggtctcccTATGGGTCCGTTTGTCTTGGAACTTGGTGTATACACCATACTCCTCATCTCTGACAGTGACTAAGCAGCCAGGCCTTTTCTCTACTCCTATAGAATCCCTCCCTTGTTACCTACTCTTCCGGTATGATCCTGAAGTGTTCAATGCTTGGTACGGTGGAATGAATGGCTCTCTCTTTGTGGACAAGTGTATCACCTTTCAGTCTTGTTTTAACTTTAAGAAAATCTACAACATTCCCCGAATTCTAGGACTCACCAAAATCTtgcatttattttcacatttggAGAGAAAGTCTGAATCAATAATTCCTGACAATTCTACCAGAACGAACTGCTCCTGGTGGAAGAAAGCAAAGTTAATACAAGGGACAGGATACAAGAGATGCcccaggtttctctgtgaaaactcGACCTAGTTTCTGGTGGAAACCGGCTCTTCCTAGAATGGGCAGATCGGACCTGGAGCTAGCCCTCCGCGGCTTCTCGTGCTTCTGAGAGCATGCGAGCTGTCTGCGGGCCTCCCCGCCTCCCACCGCCCGCATCCCGGACTCCCTTCCCCACCCGGGGATGGCTCAGCCGAGACCGTGGACGCTGCAGGCCTC harbors:
- the Gtf3c6 gene encoding general transcription factor 3C polypeptide 6 isoform X1, whose amino-acid sequence is MESPRAMAAAVDSAWEDEEDEEEEEEIEEVEQFVLVELSGIIDSDFLSKCENKCKILGIDTERPILQVDSYVFAGEYEDTLGTCVIFEEGVERVDPEGNDKTVLKYKCHTMKKLSMTRTLLTEKKEGEEDIDGVEWLQMKDNDFSYRPNMICSFVHEHEDEAAGPASDKPVELEDQENQMKGSTEQTPEQEKAQHSEVGDPGPPVDTPSEMGSSVFMGTQDGNVSQNNQS
- the Gtf3c6 gene encoding general transcription factor 3C polypeptide 6 isoform X2 gives rise to the protein MESPRAMAAAVDSAWEDEEDEEEEEEIEEEQFVLVELSGIIDSDFLSKCENKCKILGIDTERPILQVDSYVFAGEYEDTLGTCVIFEEGVERVDPEGNDKTVLKYKCHTMKKLSMTRTLLTEKKEGEEDIDGVEWLQMKDNDFSYRPNMICSFVHEHEDEAAGPASDKPVELEDQENQMKGSTEQTPEQEKAQHSEVGDPGPPVDTPSEMGSSVFMGTQDGNVSQNNQS